A stretch of Lathyrus oleraceus cultivar Zhongwan6 chromosome 6, CAAS_Psat_ZW6_1.0, whole genome shotgun sequence DNA encodes these proteins:
- the LOC127098313 gene encoding uncharacterized protein LOC127098313, translating to MSTNIFDGSDSENDDISKIEINQDYARRFEHNKRREDLHRFEELKKKGVIGSEDDESESGSSDDDYEKSFDSRSDKKFFEALIKVKKKDPVLKEKDVKLFESDHSSEDNSEDEKSELKDKGKKKMYLKDVMAKHLIEEGADFGDEEEEKGIPKSSKGKKAMSLNQEEMGFVNRDGKKSYVDEQEELKRAFHEAVEKDGLEDGEWDLKEKEGEVQVESEDKELDEKLDEYFGRDAEANENSKFLRDYFKNKMWIDKNVENLNVGEEDFQEISEDEIEIERQEEYEHRFQENPGDRVLGHARKVEGSVRKKTNTRKEQRKSKEERMAIAQKEREEELKHLKNVKKQEIREKVKKIMKTAGIDDEDVIPLSAAELEEEFDPEEYDRMMKKAFDDKYYNAEDADPEFCSEDEEDTEKPDFEKEDELLGLPKGWDEPGSDGGFLAAREKALKEKTEITSDDDVVESENEKEEIPDEGSSRKRKRKTALLEKARQAMMDEYYKLDYEDTIGDLKTRFKYAKTKPNKFGISSPEILLMDDKELNQYISLKKLAPYQEEEWKLSKQKKYMLKMRAKEILRAASMDKKKSKKSKVDSGKITSSNNVVVDEKANTTSLDKKKNKKSKVDSSKITSSSNVVENEKANAASLDKKKNKKSKVDSGNSTSSNNIVEDEKANTEESKSRKAKRRENMAKLKLPASRLKAYGKTA from the coding sequence ATGTCTACGAACATTTTTGATGGTAGTGATTCGGAAAATGATGATATTTCAAAAATTGAGATAAACCAGGATTATGCTCGGAGGTTTGAGCATAACAAGAGGCGGGAGGATCTCCATCGTTTTGAAGAGTTAAAAAAGAAGGGTGTTATTGGTTCGGAAGATGATGAATCGGAGTCGGGATCATCTGATGATGATTATGAGAAAAGTTTTGATTCTAGGAGTGATAAGAAGTTCTTTGAAGCGTTGATTAAGGTGAAGAAGAAGGATCCTGTTCTTAAGGAAAAGGATGTTAAGCTTTTTGAATCTGATCATAGTAGTGAAGACAACAGTGAGGATGAGAAGAGTGAATTAAAAGATAAGGGGAAAAAGAAAATGTATTTGAAGGATGTGATGGCAAAGCATTTGATTGAGGAGGGGGCAGATTTtggtgatgaagaggaagagAAAGGTATACCAAAGAGTAGTAAAGGTAAAAAGGCGATGTCTTTGAATCAGGAGGAGATGGGTTTTGTGAATAGGGATGGGAAGAAGAGTTATGTTGATGAGCAAGAGGAGTTGAAAAGGGCTTTTCATGAAGCAGTAGAAAAGGATGGTTTAGAAGACGGGGAATGGGATTTGAAGGAGAAGGAAGGTGAAGTCCAAGTAGAGAGTGAAGACAAGGAACTTGATGAGAAACTGGATGAATATTTCGGTAGAGATGCAGAAGCGAATGAAAATTCTAAATTTCTAAGAGACTATTTCAAGAACAAAATGTGGATAGACAAGAATGTGGAGAATTTGAATGTCGGAGAGGAAGATTTTCAAGAAATTTCAGAGGATGAGATAGAAATTGAGAGGCAGGAAGAGTATGAGCATAGATTTCAGGAAAATCCGGGAGATAGAGTGTTGGGTCATGCTCGTAAGGTGGAGGGGTCAGTGAGGAAAAAGACAAATACAAGGAAAGAGCAGAGAAAGAGCAAAGAGGAGAGAATGGCAATAGCACAAAAGGAAAGGGAGGAGGAGTTGAAACATTTAAAAAATGTCAAGAAGCAGGAGATACGGGAGAAGGTTAAAAAGATCATGAAAACTGCAGGaattgatgatgaagatgttatCCCTCTGTCTGCTGCAGAATTAGAAGAGGAGTTTGACCCAGAGGAGTATGATAGAAtgatgaagaaagcatttgatgaTAAGTATTATAATGCTGAGGATGCTGACCCTGAATTTTGTAGCGAGGACGAAGAAGACACGGAGAAGCCGGATTTTGAAAAAGAGGATGAATTACTTGGACTTCCTAAAGGCTGGGATGAACCTGGATCTGATGGCGGGTTTTTGGCTGCAAGAGAAAAAGCATTGAAAGAAAAGACTGAGATTACTAGTGATGATGATGTCGTTGAAAGTGAAAATGAAAAAGAGGAAATTCCCGACGAAGGTAGTAGTCGGAAGAGGAAGCGTAAAACAGCACTTTTGGAGAAAGCTAGACAGGCAATGATGGATGAGTACTATAAACTAGATTACGAGGACACAATTGGGGACCTGAAAACAAGATTCAAGTACGCTAAAACAAAGCCCAACAAATTTGGCATTAGTTCCCCTGAGATACTATTGATGGATGACAAGGaattgaatcaatatatttcCTTGAAAAAACTTGCTCCTTACCAGGAGGAGGAATGGAAGCTTAGCAAACAAAAGAAATACATGCTGAAGATGAGGGCTAAGGAGATCCTTCGTGCAGCAAGTATGGATAAGAAGAAAAGTAAGAAGTCAAAGGTTGATTCTGGCAAGATAACTTCATCAAACAATGTTGTTGTGGATGAGAAAGCAAACACAACAAGTTTGGATAAGAAGAAAAATAAGAAGTCAAAGGTTGATTCTAGCAAGATAACTTCATCAAGCAATGTTGTGGAGAATGAAAAAGCAAATGCAGCAAGTTTGGataagaagaagaataagaagtCAAAGGTTGATTCTGGCAATTCAACTTCATCAAACAATATTGTGGAGGATGAAAAAGCAAACACAGAAGAATCAAAATCAAGGAAAGCCAAGAGAAGGGAAAATATGGCTAAGTTAAAGTTACCAGCGTCAAGGCTTA